In Eriocheir sinensis breed Jianghai 21 chromosome 52, ASM2467909v1, whole genome shotgun sequence, one genomic interval encodes:
- the LOC126983087 gene encoding histone H2A deubiquitinase MYSM1-like isoform X1 → MSVQPATHEEIQIDDDEVEEEEEEEDEEEDAEDEDFEDNEEVTHGRSPGRGLTLKTLLKERVLTPGEGHMTINYLAPALGNKFKGDLLPDGRIRSQETNKIFGTPSAWAIYCKKIVNPDKKSGCGWASVRYKGKKLDSYKNNWYRQKRLEFEREGEALDEEEMTDSDSDGPHEQEIVEFEMIGNRHPNHDMNTMVELTSFQALGRMQPFSVTMSSSAMAMIDIHAHLSTSEVVGYLAGQWDVTNHNLIVSHALPVRCRLGDGEKGRAVEQQLFTEMEKLSLNLVGWYHTHPFSPPLPSLRDIDSQLEYELKMKGSNDASYTPCIGIIVSPYVRGGGQGTTASGFWVMPPPEHKPQEYGRPMSIQFTIVQDAFMPKETLIHVRDTVKYYKDSPDSVVFSDIFQDRFTNWDKLKTAIRSCVPRDHYAPLLDYLAKLLELKNYTPEPVAPLGKLKSTLIAGKPPQQDISETSTTPTILSASLSTPTSLPLRNKNSPDLGHSDLDHSAPRPSPPVIDVSPDDPKPPPSLSISAPPPQSMETPTGKGERTSTSHLELQRHDLFKSKETQQQQQQELKAKPPDHLFPSSRSSPPQYKQLHEHLFPEHKQDAASHQSASQEHQHHPQQHKHQQNQQQLQQLQQNQHHLQLNQHQHQQQQQNQHQQHQHHQLQQQQQQQQQQQQQQQQQQQQQQQQQQQQQQQQQQKPMFGDPPQYHQTQSYQQYQQDYQQQREGFQGEQKSEVEEEVQETYREPPPSYHQHHFKIPSSYHHEDPKGAPPSYPTEDRTSLDVPRTREGTLGLSHSHQEPLDAWGQGLPSQTEPPPSSLQQGIMKDLDDIQPMDVDSHSSNQ, encoded by the exons GCTCCAGCCCTG GGGAACAAGTTCAAAGGAGACTTGTTGCCTGATGGGAGGATTCGCTCCCAGGAGACCAACAAGATCTTTGGTACTCCCAGCGCTTGGGCCATTTACTGCAAGAAGATTGTTAACCCTGACAAAAAGTCAGGCTGTGGCTGGGCGTCA GTGCGATACAAAGGGAAGAAACTTGACTCTTACAAGAACAACTGGTACCGCCAAAAGCGACTTgagtttgagagagagggagaggctttGG ACGAGGAGGAGATGACTGACAGCGACAGCGATGGCCCTCACGAGCAGGAGATCGTTGAGTTTGAGATGATCGGCAACAGACATCCAAACCA TGACATGAACACAATGGTGGAGCTCACGTCCTTCCAAGCGCTGGGTCGCATGCAGCCCTTCAGTGTCACCATGTCCTCCTCAGCCATGGCCATGATTGACATCCACGCTCACCTGTCCACCTCGGAGGTCGTGGGTTACCTGGCTGGCCAATGGGACGTCACCAATCACA ACCTGATAGTGTCCCATGCCCTGCCGGTGCGGTGTCGCCTCGGGGACGGGGAGAAGGGCCGGGCGGTGGAGCAGCAGCTGTTCACTGAGATGGAGAAGCTCAGCCTCAATCTCGTGGGATG GTATCACACacaccctttctcccctccccttccttcactgaGAGACATCGACTCTCAGCTGGAGTATGAACTGAAGATGAAAGGCTCCAATGATGCGAGTTACACGCCTTGTATCGGCATCATTGTGT CTCCTTATGTGAGGGGAGGAGGCCAGGGCACAACAGCCAGTGGGTTTTGGGTCATGCCGCCCCCCGAACACAAGCCCCAGGAGTACGGGCGGCCGATGAGCATCCAGTTCACCATCGTACAAGATGCCTTCATGCCCAAGGAGACACTGATTCATGTG CGAGACACTGTCAAGTACTACAAGGACTCACCCGACTCAGTTGTCTTCAGTGACATTTTCCAAGACCGTTTCACAAACTGGGACAAGCTGAAG ACTGCCATTCGTTCATGTGTGCCAAGGGACCATTACGCACCACTGTTAGATTACTTAGCCAAACTCCTAGAACTAAAAAATTACACTCCAGAGCCTGTAGCACCCTTAGGAAAACTAAAATCCACTCTAATTGCGGGGAAGCCACCTCAACAAGATATATCTGAGACTTCCACCACTCCTACCATCTTATCTGCCTCGCTGTCCACACCTACCTCCCTGCCTCTACGCAACAAGAACTCCCCTGATTTGGGACACAGTGACCTGGACCACTCGGCCCCTAGACCCTCACCTCCTGTCATTGATGTGTCTCCTGATGACCCAAAACCACCTCCATCTCTTAGCATCTCGGCTCCACCACCTCAGAGCATGGAGACCCCTACAGGCAAAGGAGAGAGAACTTCCACCTCACACTTAGAGTTGCAAAGGCATGACTTATTCAAAAGTAAGgagacacagcagcagcagcagcaggaattGAAGGCTAAACCACCAGATCACCTTTTCCCCAGCAGTAGATCTTCTCCGCCTCAGTACAAACAGCTGCATGAACACTTGTTCCCTGAGCACAAACAAGATGCAGCTTCACACCAGAGTGCATCTCAGGAACACCAGCATCACCCTcagcaacacaaacaccaacagaaCCAGCAACAGCTTCAACAGCTCCAGCAAAACCAGCATCATCTTCAGCTGAACCAGCACCAGCATCAGCAACAGCAGCAGAATCAACATCAgcagcatcagcatcatcagctccagcagcagcagcagcagcaacaacaacagcaacaacaacaacaacagcagcaacaacaacaacaacaacaacaacaacaacaacaacaacaacaacaacagaaaccaaTGTTTGGTGACCCTCCCCAGTACCACCAGACACAGTCTTACCAACAGTACCAACAAGATTATCAGCAGCAGAGGGAGGGTTTCCAAGGAGAGCAGAAGagtgaggtagaagaggaggtgcAAGAGACCTACCGTGAGCCACCACCCAGCTATCATCAGCACCACTTCAAGATCCCAAGCTCCTACCACCATGAGGACCCTAAGGGTGCCCCTCCCTCATACCCCACGGAAGATAGGACATCCCTGGACGTCCCTCGAACACGGGAAGGCACCTTGGGCTTATCTCACTCTCACCAAGAGCCATTGGATGCCTGGGGTCAGGGACTGCCCAGCCAGACTGagccacctccatcatcacttcAGCAAGGCATTATGAAAGATCTAGATGACATACAACCAATGGATGTAGACTCTCATAGCAGTAATCAATGA
- the LOC126983087 gene encoding uncharacterized protein LOC126983087 isoform X4, whose amino-acid sequence MTDSDSDGPHEQEIVEFEMIGNRHPNHDMNTMVELTSFQALGRMQPFSVTMSSSAMAMIDIHAHLSTSEVVGYLAGQWDVTNHNLIVSHALPVRCRLGDGEKGRAVEQQLFTEMEKLSLNLVGWYHTHPFSPPLPSLRDIDSQLEYELKMKGSNDASYTPCIGIIVSPYVRGGGQGTTASGFWVMPPPEHKPQEYGRPMSIQFTIVQDAFMPKETLIHVRDTVKYYKDSPDSVVFSDIFQDRFTNWDKLKTAIRSCVPRDHYAPLLDYLAKLLELKNYTPEPVAPLGKLKSTLIAGKPPQQDISETSTTPTILSASLSTPTSLPLRNKNSPDLGHSDLDHSAPRPSPPVIDVSPDDPKPPPSLSISAPPPQSMETPTGKGERTSTSHLELQRHDLFKSKETQQQQQQELKAKPPDHLFPSSRSSPPQYKQLHEHLFPEHKQDAASHQSASQEHQHHPQQHKHQQNQQQLQQLQQNQHHLQLNQHQHQQQQQNQHQQHQHHQLQQQQQQQQQQQQQQQQQQQQQQQQQQQQQQQQQQKPMFGDPPQYHQTQSYQQYQQDYQQQREGFQGEQKSEVEEEVQETYREPPPSYHQHHFKIPSSYHHEDPKGAPPSYPTEDRTSLDVPRTREGTLGLSHSHQEPLDAWGQGLPSQTEPPPSSLQQGIMKDLDDIQPMDVDSHSSNQ is encoded by the exons ATGACTGACAGCGACAGCGATGGCCCTCACGAGCAGGAGATCGTTGAGTTTGAGATGATCGGCAACAGACATCCAAACCA TGACATGAACACAATGGTGGAGCTCACGTCCTTCCAAGCGCTGGGTCGCATGCAGCCCTTCAGTGTCACCATGTCCTCCTCAGCCATGGCCATGATTGACATCCACGCTCACCTGTCCACCTCGGAGGTCGTGGGTTACCTGGCTGGCCAATGGGACGTCACCAATCACA ACCTGATAGTGTCCCATGCCCTGCCGGTGCGGTGTCGCCTCGGGGACGGGGAGAAGGGCCGGGCGGTGGAGCAGCAGCTGTTCACTGAGATGGAGAAGCTCAGCCTCAATCTCGTGGGATG GTATCACACacaccctttctcccctccccttccttcactgaGAGACATCGACTCTCAGCTGGAGTATGAACTGAAGATGAAAGGCTCCAATGATGCGAGTTACACGCCTTGTATCGGCATCATTGTGT CTCCTTATGTGAGGGGAGGAGGCCAGGGCACAACAGCCAGTGGGTTTTGGGTCATGCCGCCCCCCGAACACAAGCCCCAGGAGTACGGGCGGCCGATGAGCATCCAGTTCACCATCGTACAAGATGCCTTCATGCCCAAGGAGACACTGATTCATGTG CGAGACACTGTCAAGTACTACAAGGACTCACCCGACTCAGTTGTCTTCAGTGACATTTTCCAAGACCGTTTCACAAACTGGGACAAGCTGAAG ACTGCCATTCGTTCATGTGTGCCAAGGGACCATTACGCACCACTGTTAGATTACTTAGCCAAACTCCTAGAACTAAAAAATTACACTCCAGAGCCTGTAGCACCCTTAGGAAAACTAAAATCCACTCTAATTGCGGGGAAGCCACCTCAACAAGATATATCTGAGACTTCCACCACTCCTACCATCTTATCTGCCTCGCTGTCCACACCTACCTCCCTGCCTCTACGCAACAAGAACTCCCCTGATTTGGGACACAGTGACCTGGACCACTCGGCCCCTAGACCCTCACCTCCTGTCATTGATGTGTCTCCTGATGACCCAAAACCACCTCCATCTCTTAGCATCTCGGCTCCACCACCTCAGAGCATGGAGACCCCTACAGGCAAAGGAGAGAGAACTTCCACCTCACACTTAGAGTTGCAAAGGCATGACTTATTCAAAAGTAAGgagacacagcagcagcagcagcaggaattGAAGGCTAAACCACCAGATCACCTTTTCCCCAGCAGTAGATCTTCTCCGCCTCAGTACAAACAGCTGCATGAACACTTGTTCCCTGAGCACAAACAAGATGCAGCTTCACACCAGAGTGCATCTCAGGAACACCAGCATCACCCTcagcaacacaaacaccaacagaaCCAGCAACAGCTTCAACAGCTCCAGCAAAACCAGCATCATCTTCAGCTGAACCAGCACCAGCATCAGCAACAGCAGCAGAATCAACATCAgcagcatcagcatcatcagctccagcagcagcagcagcagcaacaacaacagcaacaacaacaacaacagcagcaacaacaacaacaacaacaacaacaacaacaacaacaacaacaacaacagaaaccaaTGTTTGGTGACCCTCCCCAGTACCACCAGACACAGTCTTACCAACAGTACCAACAAGATTATCAGCAGCAGAGGGAGGGTTTCCAAGGAGAGCAGAAGagtgaggtagaagaggaggtgcAAGAGACCTACCGTGAGCCACCACCCAGCTATCATCAGCACCACTTCAAGATCCCAAGCTCCTACCACCATGAGGACCCTAAGGGTGCCCCTCCCTCATACCCCACGGAAGATAGGACATCCCTGGACGTCCCTCGAACACGGGAAGGCACCTTGGGCTTATCTCACTCTCACCAAGAGCCATTGGATGCCTGGGGTCAGGGACTGCCCAGCCAGACTGagccacctccatcatcacttcAGCAAGGCATTATGAAAGATCTAGATGACATACAACCAATGGATGTAGACTCTCATAGCAGTAATCAATGA
- the LOC126983087 gene encoding histone H2A deubiquitinase MYSM1-like isoform X2 has product MSVQPATHEEIQIDDDEVEEEEEEEDEEEDAEDEDFEDNEEVTHGRSPGRGLTLKTLLKERVLTPGEGHMTINYLGNKFKGDLLPDGRIRSQETNKIFGTPSAWAIYCKKIVNPDKKSGCGWASVRYKGKKLDSYKNNWYRQKRLEFEREGEALDEEEMTDSDSDGPHEQEIVEFEMIGNRHPNHDMNTMVELTSFQALGRMQPFSVTMSSSAMAMIDIHAHLSTSEVVGYLAGQWDVTNHNLIVSHALPVRCRLGDGEKGRAVEQQLFTEMEKLSLNLVGWYHTHPFSPPLPSLRDIDSQLEYELKMKGSNDASYTPCIGIIVSPYVRGGGQGTTASGFWVMPPPEHKPQEYGRPMSIQFTIVQDAFMPKETLIHVRDTVKYYKDSPDSVVFSDIFQDRFTNWDKLKTAIRSCVPRDHYAPLLDYLAKLLELKNYTPEPVAPLGKLKSTLIAGKPPQQDISETSTTPTILSASLSTPTSLPLRNKNSPDLGHSDLDHSAPRPSPPVIDVSPDDPKPPPSLSISAPPPQSMETPTGKGERTSTSHLELQRHDLFKSKETQQQQQQELKAKPPDHLFPSSRSSPPQYKQLHEHLFPEHKQDAASHQSASQEHQHHPQQHKHQQNQQQLQQLQQNQHHLQLNQHQHQQQQQNQHQQHQHHQLQQQQQQQQQQQQQQQQQQQQQQQQQQQQQQQQQQKPMFGDPPQYHQTQSYQQYQQDYQQQREGFQGEQKSEVEEEVQETYREPPPSYHQHHFKIPSSYHHEDPKGAPPSYPTEDRTSLDVPRTREGTLGLSHSHQEPLDAWGQGLPSQTEPPPSSLQQGIMKDLDDIQPMDVDSHSSNQ; this is encoded by the exons GGGAACAAGTTCAAAGGAGACTTGTTGCCTGATGGGAGGATTCGCTCCCAGGAGACCAACAAGATCTTTGGTACTCCCAGCGCTTGGGCCATTTACTGCAAGAAGATTGTTAACCCTGACAAAAAGTCAGGCTGTGGCTGGGCGTCA GTGCGATACAAAGGGAAGAAACTTGACTCTTACAAGAACAACTGGTACCGCCAAAAGCGACTTgagtttgagagagagggagaggctttGG ACGAGGAGGAGATGACTGACAGCGACAGCGATGGCCCTCACGAGCAGGAGATCGTTGAGTTTGAGATGATCGGCAACAGACATCCAAACCA TGACATGAACACAATGGTGGAGCTCACGTCCTTCCAAGCGCTGGGTCGCATGCAGCCCTTCAGTGTCACCATGTCCTCCTCAGCCATGGCCATGATTGACATCCACGCTCACCTGTCCACCTCGGAGGTCGTGGGTTACCTGGCTGGCCAATGGGACGTCACCAATCACA ACCTGATAGTGTCCCATGCCCTGCCGGTGCGGTGTCGCCTCGGGGACGGGGAGAAGGGCCGGGCGGTGGAGCAGCAGCTGTTCACTGAGATGGAGAAGCTCAGCCTCAATCTCGTGGGATG GTATCACACacaccctttctcccctccccttccttcactgaGAGACATCGACTCTCAGCTGGAGTATGAACTGAAGATGAAAGGCTCCAATGATGCGAGTTACACGCCTTGTATCGGCATCATTGTGT CTCCTTATGTGAGGGGAGGAGGCCAGGGCACAACAGCCAGTGGGTTTTGGGTCATGCCGCCCCCCGAACACAAGCCCCAGGAGTACGGGCGGCCGATGAGCATCCAGTTCACCATCGTACAAGATGCCTTCATGCCCAAGGAGACACTGATTCATGTG CGAGACACTGTCAAGTACTACAAGGACTCACCCGACTCAGTTGTCTTCAGTGACATTTTCCAAGACCGTTTCACAAACTGGGACAAGCTGAAG ACTGCCATTCGTTCATGTGTGCCAAGGGACCATTACGCACCACTGTTAGATTACTTAGCCAAACTCCTAGAACTAAAAAATTACACTCCAGAGCCTGTAGCACCCTTAGGAAAACTAAAATCCACTCTAATTGCGGGGAAGCCACCTCAACAAGATATATCTGAGACTTCCACCACTCCTACCATCTTATCTGCCTCGCTGTCCACACCTACCTCCCTGCCTCTACGCAACAAGAACTCCCCTGATTTGGGACACAGTGACCTGGACCACTCGGCCCCTAGACCCTCACCTCCTGTCATTGATGTGTCTCCTGATGACCCAAAACCACCTCCATCTCTTAGCATCTCGGCTCCACCACCTCAGAGCATGGAGACCCCTACAGGCAAAGGAGAGAGAACTTCCACCTCACACTTAGAGTTGCAAAGGCATGACTTATTCAAAAGTAAGgagacacagcagcagcagcagcaggaattGAAGGCTAAACCACCAGATCACCTTTTCCCCAGCAGTAGATCTTCTCCGCCTCAGTACAAACAGCTGCATGAACACTTGTTCCCTGAGCACAAACAAGATGCAGCTTCACACCAGAGTGCATCTCAGGAACACCAGCATCACCCTcagcaacacaaacaccaacagaaCCAGCAACAGCTTCAACAGCTCCAGCAAAACCAGCATCATCTTCAGCTGAACCAGCACCAGCATCAGCAACAGCAGCAGAATCAACATCAgcagcatcagcatcatcagctccagcagcagcagcagcagcaacaacaacagcaacaacaacaacaacagcagcaacaacaacaacaacaacaacaacaacaacaacaacaacaacaacaacagaaaccaaTGTTTGGTGACCCTCCCCAGTACCACCAGACACAGTCTTACCAACAGTACCAACAAGATTATCAGCAGCAGAGGGAGGGTTTCCAAGGAGAGCAGAAGagtgaggtagaagaggaggtgcAAGAGACCTACCGTGAGCCACCACCCAGCTATCATCAGCACCACTTCAAGATCCCAAGCTCCTACCACCATGAGGACCCTAAGGGTGCCCCTCCCTCATACCCCACGGAAGATAGGACATCCCTGGACGTCCCTCGAACACGGGAAGGCACCTTGGGCTTATCTCACTCTCACCAAGAGCCATTGGATGCCTGGGGTCAGGGACTGCCCAGCCAGACTGagccacctccatcatcacttcAGCAAGGCATTATGAAAGATCTAGATGACATACAACCAATGGATGTAGACTCTCATAGCAGTAATCAATGA
- the LOC126983087 gene encoding mastermind-like protein 3 isoform X3, whose protein sequence is MTINYLAPALGNKFKGDLLPDGRIRSQETNKIFGTPSAWAIYCKKIVNPDKKSGCGWASVRYKGKKLDSYKNNWYRQKRLEFEREGEALDEEEMTDSDSDGPHEQEIVEFEMIGNRHPNHDMNTMVELTSFQALGRMQPFSVTMSSSAMAMIDIHAHLSTSEVVGYLAGQWDVTNHNLIVSHALPVRCRLGDGEKGRAVEQQLFTEMEKLSLNLVGWYHTHPFSPPLPSLRDIDSQLEYELKMKGSNDASYTPCIGIIVSPYVRGGGQGTTASGFWVMPPPEHKPQEYGRPMSIQFTIVQDAFMPKETLIHVRDTVKYYKDSPDSVVFSDIFQDRFTNWDKLKTAIRSCVPRDHYAPLLDYLAKLLELKNYTPEPVAPLGKLKSTLIAGKPPQQDISETSTTPTILSASLSTPTSLPLRNKNSPDLGHSDLDHSAPRPSPPVIDVSPDDPKPPPSLSISAPPPQSMETPTGKGERTSTSHLELQRHDLFKSKETQQQQQQELKAKPPDHLFPSSRSSPPQYKQLHEHLFPEHKQDAASHQSASQEHQHHPQQHKHQQNQQQLQQLQQNQHHLQLNQHQHQQQQQNQHQQHQHHQLQQQQQQQQQQQQQQQQQQQQQQQQQQQQQQQQQQKPMFGDPPQYHQTQSYQQYQQDYQQQREGFQGEQKSEVEEEVQETYREPPPSYHQHHFKIPSSYHHEDPKGAPPSYPTEDRTSLDVPRTREGTLGLSHSHQEPLDAWGQGLPSQTEPPPSSLQQGIMKDLDDIQPMDVDSHSSNQ, encoded by the exons GCTCCAGCCCTG GGGAACAAGTTCAAAGGAGACTTGTTGCCTGATGGGAGGATTCGCTCCCAGGAGACCAACAAGATCTTTGGTACTCCCAGCGCTTGGGCCATTTACTGCAAGAAGATTGTTAACCCTGACAAAAAGTCAGGCTGTGGCTGGGCGTCA GTGCGATACAAAGGGAAGAAACTTGACTCTTACAAGAACAACTGGTACCGCCAAAAGCGACTTgagtttgagagagagggagaggctttGG ACGAGGAGGAGATGACTGACAGCGACAGCGATGGCCCTCACGAGCAGGAGATCGTTGAGTTTGAGATGATCGGCAACAGACATCCAAACCA TGACATGAACACAATGGTGGAGCTCACGTCCTTCCAAGCGCTGGGTCGCATGCAGCCCTTCAGTGTCACCATGTCCTCCTCAGCCATGGCCATGATTGACATCCACGCTCACCTGTCCACCTCGGAGGTCGTGGGTTACCTGGCTGGCCAATGGGACGTCACCAATCACA ACCTGATAGTGTCCCATGCCCTGCCGGTGCGGTGTCGCCTCGGGGACGGGGAGAAGGGCCGGGCGGTGGAGCAGCAGCTGTTCACTGAGATGGAGAAGCTCAGCCTCAATCTCGTGGGATG GTATCACACacaccctttctcccctccccttccttcactgaGAGACATCGACTCTCAGCTGGAGTATGAACTGAAGATGAAAGGCTCCAATGATGCGAGTTACACGCCTTGTATCGGCATCATTGTGT CTCCTTATGTGAGGGGAGGAGGCCAGGGCACAACAGCCAGTGGGTTTTGGGTCATGCCGCCCCCCGAACACAAGCCCCAGGAGTACGGGCGGCCGATGAGCATCCAGTTCACCATCGTACAAGATGCCTTCATGCCCAAGGAGACACTGATTCATGTG CGAGACACTGTCAAGTACTACAAGGACTCACCCGACTCAGTTGTCTTCAGTGACATTTTCCAAGACCGTTTCACAAACTGGGACAAGCTGAAG ACTGCCATTCGTTCATGTGTGCCAAGGGACCATTACGCACCACTGTTAGATTACTTAGCCAAACTCCTAGAACTAAAAAATTACACTCCAGAGCCTGTAGCACCCTTAGGAAAACTAAAATCCACTCTAATTGCGGGGAAGCCACCTCAACAAGATATATCTGAGACTTCCACCACTCCTACCATCTTATCTGCCTCGCTGTCCACACCTACCTCCCTGCCTCTACGCAACAAGAACTCCCCTGATTTGGGACACAGTGACCTGGACCACTCGGCCCCTAGACCCTCACCTCCTGTCATTGATGTGTCTCCTGATGACCCAAAACCACCTCCATCTCTTAGCATCTCGGCTCCACCACCTCAGAGCATGGAGACCCCTACAGGCAAAGGAGAGAGAACTTCCACCTCACACTTAGAGTTGCAAAGGCATGACTTATTCAAAAGTAAGgagacacagcagcagcagcagcaggaattGAAGGCTAAACCACCAGATCACCTTTTCCCCAGCAGTAGATCTTCTCCGCCTCAGTACAAACAGCTGCATGAACACTTGTTCCCTGAGCACAAACAAGATGCAGCTTCACACCAGAGTGCATCTCAGGAACACCAGCATCACCCTcagcaacacaaacaccaacagaaCCAGCAACAGCTTCAACAGCTCCAGCAAAACCAGCATCATCTTCAGCTGAACCAGCACCAGCATCAGCAACAGCAGCAGAATCAACATCAgcagcatcagcatcatcagctccagcagcagcagcagcagcaacaacaacagcaacaacaacaacaacagcagcaacaacaacaacaacaacaacaacaacaacaacaacaacaacaacaacagaaaccaaTGTTTGGTGACCCTCCCCAGTACCACCAGACACAGTCTTACCAACAGTACCAACAAGATTATCAGCAGCAGAGGGAGGGTTTCCAAGGAGAGCAGAAGagtgaggtagaagaggaggtgcAAGAGACCTACCGTGAGCCACCACCCAGCTATCATCAGCACCACTTCAAGATCCCAAGCTCCTACCACCATGAGGACCCTAAGGGTGCCCCTCCCTCATACCCCACGGAAGATAGGACATCCCTGGACGTCCCTCGAACACGGGAAGGCACCTTGGGCTTATCTCACTCTCACCAAGAGCCATTGGATGCCTGGGGTCAGGGACTGCCCAGCCAGACTGagccacctccatcatcacttcAGCAAGGCATTATGAAAGATCTAGATGACATACAACCAATGGATGTAGACTCTCATAGCAGTAATCAATGA